One Archangium violaceum genomic window, GGATCCTCCAGGCTCATCCCCGCCCGTTCGAAGAGCACCTCGAACCGTGGCGTCCAGGGGCCACCACTGCTCTCGGACTTGTCGTTCTTGTTGGTGCACAGGTGATGGGCGTGGTGGTCATCCCTCTTCGAATCGGCACACGCGCCCGTCGTCCGTGCCGAGGATGCCGCTGCAGTGACCGCGGAGGCGCTCGTGCTCGCCGACACGCCCATGAGCACCACGATGCCGTCCGCCACATTCACCCGCGCGCGCGTCCCCGCGCTCACCTTGAAGCCACCCCGCCCTCCCGCGAAGGCGAAGCGCGGAGGAGACAGCCGCGCCCACAGCCCGCCCTGGGGAACCTCCGGCAGTCCCCGGGCCAGCTTCGCTCCCGCCACCGTCACCAGCACGCGCAGCCCCACACCCCCAAGCGACTTGCCGAAGCGCTCGGCCACCGCTTCCAACTGCGCTTGCGTCCTCGCTGCCTCCGCCTCCCGGTACAGGTGCAGGCACGCCAGCCCCACGGCGTAGAGCTCCGCGGCCGAGTACGTCATCAGCAGCCCCAGCGACACCGCTGCCGCGAAGGCTTTCGAGATGACGGGGTCTGGCGCCGCCCACGCCATCATGTAGAGCATCATCGACAGGCCCACCGACAGCAGCACGGCGGGCGAGCTGAACAGCTCCACGGCGGCCTCGCGGACGCCGTCGCCCATGTAGCGCGGGGAGAGCGCGAGCGCTTGAAACCACCTGGCTCTCTCCAGCGAGCCCGGTAGCTCCACCAGGGCAGGCCCATACAGCGCCTCGTACGCCTCGCGCGCACGGCTCTCCAGGTCCGAGCGCCGGGAGTCTGGTGGATGCCCGAGCAGGCTGCCTGCAACCACCACGGTCGGGTGGGCTTTCCTCGGTGTCCAGCCGTCCCCCAACGCC contains:
- a CDS encoding AHH domain-containing protein → MWLWVPVFAQAAPPATEARLHVLEAVVVSEYQGDEGHGLRLSFKPLGPNPALSLFSREDAREVVAALGDGWTPRKAHPTVVVAGSLLGHPPDSRRSDLESRAREAYEALYGPALVELPGSLERARWFQALALSPRYMGDGVREAAVELFSSPAVLLSVGLSMMLYMMAWAAPDPVISKAFAAAVSLGLLMTYSAAELYAVGLACLHLYREAEAARTQAQLEAVAERFGKSLGGVGLRVLVTVAGAKLARGLPEVPQGGLWARLSPPRFAFAGGRGGFKVSAGTRARVNVADGIVVLMGVSASTSASAVTAAASSARTTGACADSKRDDHHAHHLCTNKNDKSESSGGPWTPRFEVLFERAGMSLEDPANIVYLRDHRGPHPEEYHREIFKQLEGELGICRTQADCRVRLMRALDKIAGEVCTPGSKLNKLASRRP